The Flavobacterium praedii genome window below encodes:
- a CDS encoding acyl carrier protein phosphodiesterase, translated as MNFLAHIYLSGDNDLIKIGNFMADGIRGKHFEKYPLEIQKGIVLHRFIDTYTDAHPVFRESTKRLHQNYHHYSGVIVDVFYDHFLAKNWSNFSGESLVDFTENFYQSLRDNYNILSERTKGMMPYMIEYNWLVSYQTVEGISRILTQMDSRTKNESKMRFSPNELVAYYSEFEQEFTTFFEDLRIESKLKLITL; from the coding sequence ATGAACTTCCTTGCACACATTTATTTATCTGGTGATAACGATTTGATAAAAATCGGAAACTTTATGGCGGATGGAATAAGGGGAAAACATTTTGAAAAATATCCTCTAGAAATCCAAAAAGGAATTGTTTTACATCGCTTTATTGATACTTATACCGATGCACATCCTGTTTTTAGAGAAAGTACCAAACGTTTGCATCAAAATTATCATCATTATTCAGGCGTAATTGTAGATGTTTTTTATGATCATTTTTTGGCCAAAAATTGGAGTAATTTTTCAGGTGAATCCTTAGTAGACTTCACTGAAAATTTTTATCAATCTTTACGTGATAATTATAATATTTTATCCGAAAGAACCAAGGGCATGATGCCTTATATGATTGAATACAATTGGTTAGTAAGTTACCAAACCGTTGAGGGAATCAGTAGAATTTTGACACAAATGGATAGTAGAACTAAAAACGAGTCGAAAATGCGGTTTTCTCCAAATGAACTTGTTGCATATTATTCCGAATTTGAACAAGAATTCACAACTTTTTTCGAAGATTTAAGAATTGAATCCAAACTAAAATTAATAACGTTATGA
- the ggt gene encoding gamma-glutamyltransferase produces the protein MKKSILLFLISISLNCFAQKVINSRNGLVVDKAMVVSAREEASKIGTEIMQKGGNAFDAMVATELALAVAYPYAGNLGGGGFMVFRKANGDIGSLDYREKAPLAATKNMFQDKDGNVIKGKSTETALAIGIPGTIAGIFAVHDKYGSMSMNEILRPVIALAEKGVVVTRRQEKRLNDYRESIIKANGVNTKFATVYKEKDTIKYPVLAQTLKRIAKNGRNEFYKGQTAKTLVKYLQGKGSIITMKDLAKYEAKWRTPLSFKYKDLKVISMSPPSSGGICLAQIFKMIEPYDLSKMGHNSDESIQLIVEAERRAYADRSYFLGDPDFVKIPLKALMADDYLKERMSSFNVSKATLSSEIKEGTVNYNESTETTHYSIVDPFGNAIAATTTLNDGYGSKYYCDELGFFLNNEMDDFSSKPGEPNMFGLVGNEANSIAPQKRMLSSMTPTIVEKKGKLFMIVGSPGGSTIITSVLQTILNVYEFNLGMQEAVNASRFHHQWLPDVITFEPNTFDTNTFEKLKGKGYIINEKTTPVIGKVDAILVLPDGKIEGGADFRGDDKAVGF, from the coding sequence ATGAAAAAAAGTATTCTTCTTTTTTTAATCAGCATAAGTTTAAACTGTTTTGCTCAAAAGGTGATTAATAGCAGGAATGGACTCGTTGTTGACAAAGCAATGGTGGTTTCAGCGCGAGAAGAAGCTTCTAAAATTGGAACAGAAATTATGCAAAAAGGAGGAAATGCTTTCGATGCCATGGTAGCCACCGAATTGGCTTTGGCAGTTGCCTATCCGTACGCAGGAAATCTTGGTGGTGGCGGTTTTATGGTATTTCGAAAAGCCAATGGAGATATTGGCTCACTAGACTATAGAGAAAAAGCACCTTTGGCCGCTACCAAAAATATGTTTCAAGATAAAGACGGAAATGTTATTAAAGGAAAAAGTACCGAAACGGCTCTTGCAATTGGTATTCCCGGAACCATTGCTGGAATTTTTGCCGTTCATGATAAATATGGTTCAATGTCAATGAATGAAATTTTGAGACCCGTTATTGCATTGGCCGAAAAAGGGGTTGTTGTTACCCGAAGACAAGAAAAAAGGCTGAATGATTACAGAGAATCTATTATTAAAGCAAATGGAGTAAATACCAAATTTGCCACTGTTTACAAAGAAAAGGACACCATTAAATATCCTGTTTTGGCCCAAACATTAAAAAGGATTGCTAAAAATGGTCGAAATGAATTTTACAAAGGACAAACCGCCAAAACTTTAGTAAAATACCTTCAAGGAAAAGGTTCAATTATAACTATGAAAGATTTGGCAAAATATGAGGCTAAATGGAGAACTCCTCTTTCTTTTAAGTATAAAGATTTGAAAGTGATTTCGATGTCCCCACCAAGCAGTGGCGGTATTTGTCTGGCACAGATTTTTAAAATGATTGAGCCTTATGACTTATCCAAGATGGGGCACAATTCGGATGAATCCATTCAACTTATTGTAGAAGCCGAACGCAGAGCCTATGCGGATAGAAGTTATTTTCTAGGCGATCCTGATTTTGTAAAAATACCGTTAAAAGCTTTGATGGCTGATGATTATTTAAAAGAAAGAATGTCAAGTTTTAATGTAAGTAAGGCAACTTTATCCTCTGAAATTAAAGAAGGGACAGTTAACTATAATGAAAGTACAGAGACAACCCACTACTCTATTGTTGATCCTTTTGGGAATGCAATTGCAGCAACTACAACTCTAAATGATGGATATGGTTCCAAGTATTATTGTGACGAATTGGGCTTTTTTCTAAACAATGAAATGGACGACTTTAGTTCTAAACCCGGCGAACCCAATATGTTTGGATTAGTAGGAAATGAAGCCAACAGTATAGCTCCGCAAAAAAGAATGCTGAGTTCAATGACTCCCACAATAGTCGAAAAAAAAGGAAAATTGTTTATGATTGTGGGATCACCTGGAGGATCAACTATTATAACTTCTGTTTTACAAACTATTCTCAATGTATACGAATTCAATTTAGGAATGCAGGAAGCGGTAAATGCTTCTAGATTCCATCACCAATGGCTACCGGATGTGATTACATTTGAGCCAAACACATTTGATACGAATACTTTTGAAAAATTAAAAGGCAAAGGATACATCATCAACGAAAAAACGACTCCTGTAATCGGAAAAGTTGATGCTATTTTAGTGCTGCCTGATGGAAAAATAGAAGGAGGTGCCGATTTTAGAGGTGATGATAAAGCCGTTGGATTCTAG